From a single Desulfuromonas sp. genomic region:
- a CDS encoding HD domain-containing phosphohydrolase, with protein sequence MHLERFARILRARGIGHIQLLRGVGREDLKALVGVLTRGGPGSGSLGASGRIRLGQVDVRGPSPALDGKGGGSKVHARLERLSAGQECGAEIFEGVRKRRRLHSAGISEVVTEFAEALAGASNPFLALAPMKERDDYTFVHSVNVCILTLAQAMALGIEGPLLHDIGVAAMLHDVGKLFIPGEVLNKPDSLTEEEWGLIRQHPRTGARYLLETPGVPRLAAVAAFEHHIHFEGAGYPRVASGWRQNLCSQLTTVSDFYDAQRTRRAYRDALSKELVAARVRAAAGTVLHPALAANFLQILEYFEDGQASGAAG encoded by the coding sequence ATGCACCTGGAGCGTTTCGCCCGCATTCTTCGCGCCCGGGGAATCGGTCACATCCAGCTGTTGAGGGGGGTCGGGAGGGAGGATCTGAAGGCGCTGGTCGGCGTTCTGACCCGGGGCGGGCCCGGTTCGGGATCGCTGGGAGCTTCGGGCAGGATCCGCCTGGGGCAGGTCGACGTGCGCGGCCCCTCCCCCGCCCTGGACGGAAAAGGCGGGGGCTCCAAGGTGCATGCCCGCCTCGAGCGTCTCTCTGCGGGGCAGGAGTGTGGAGCGGAGATTTTCGAGGGGGTCCGCAAGCGCCGCAGGCTTCATTCCGCGGGCATCTCGGAGGTGGTGACCGAGTTCGCCGAGGCCCTGGCTGGTGCGTCCAACCCTTTCCTGGCCCTGGCCCCGATGAAGGAGCGGGACGACTACACCTTCGTCCATTCGGTCAACGTCTGCATCCTCACCCTGGCCCAGGCCATGGCTCTCGGCATCGAGGGGCCTCTGCTCCACGACATCGGGGTCGCCGCCATGCTCCACGACGTGGGCAAGCTCTTCATCCCCGGGGAGGTCCTCAACAAGCCGGATTCCCTGACCGAGGAGGAGTGGGGACTGATCCGCCAGCACCCCCGGACGGGCGCCCGCTACCTGCTCGAAACCCCCGGGGTTCCGCGCCTGGCGGCGGTGGCCGCCTTCGAGCATCACATCCATTTCGAGGGGGCCGGCTACCCACGTGTGGCATCCGGGTGGCGGCAGAATCTCTGCAGCCAGTTGACCACCGTCTCCGATTTCTACGACGCCCAGCGCACCCGCCGGGCCTATCGCGACGCCCTTTCGAAGGAGCTGGTCGCCGCCCGGGTGCGCGCCGCGGCGGGGACCGTATTGCATCCGGCCCTGGCGGCGAACTTCCTGCAGATCCTGGAATATTTCGAAGACGGGCAGGCGTCGGGGGCGGCCGGTTAG
- a CDS encoding HEAT repeat domain-containing protein, which translates to MAPGAPASNDLDLDAKVLANFIYALNISRRHFVTYPGDHPIIASASGKALDLLNQLLAPGGEITLGIGRNTLFLGDAELDENDPVFRDLAQDLSRQGAAALVFRPGLGAEDLGRFHRIMGMSREQVQEQGGIEQVAAGAGLEHLVIKGVDYGAFGAAEGAQGQQEDLWGRFIRALMAGDVKGEGEPEGIEDPRALARVMNEGEDFLPGGSAAAYDETIATFLRELGDEGMEEGERAEALEKMSALADGLNPGLRKQLLGSAFNSLASRRGVAEGLLGRLPQKTILEVLEDVNLQRATVPTAILKLLERFARLGEGASGTPAAPGVRDEERERMLGDVLGQDTSGNYVPEAYRDKLESLVGLNRLPPAQREGVEMLKESLEPHRVEVQAAAVTVEVLRSLGTDEDSEGLKDGLAEHVDYLLEMGDFLARAELHERLGGAGWAAGGLQPRDDLLASFARSAFLEKVLAGLSVWGKSKSPDIRALILRVGSPFAEPLLDLLAEEADRSRRRYVLDCLQKLGAAARPAALLRLSDARWYVVRNLVLLLRNLGDPGVAPYLHRLIHHPHARVRQEVFKALLHLGDPRMEQLLLKGLDSPDPDERLQFMQSAEKSRSPQVLEKLLAILGRASVVDFEFELKCGAVHALAGIGSAEAIPELERLLESRPLLHRRQLHRLKVEIVGSLDRYPAGEARGLLERLAKVGGNELSELAEAALARI; encoded by the coding sequence TTGGCGCCAGGTGCCCCTGCCAGCAACGATCTTGACCTGGACGCCAAGGTCCTGGCCAACTTCATCTACGCCCTCAATATCTCCCGCCGTCATTTCGTTACCTACCCCGGCGATCATCCGATCATCGCTTCGGCCTCCGGCAAGGCTCTCGACCTCCTGAACCAGCTTTTGGCCCCCGGGGGGGAAATCACCCTGGGGATCGGCCGCAACACCCTCTTTCTGGGCGACGCAGAGCTGGACGAGAACGACCCGGTCTTCCGGGACCTCGCCCAGGATCTTTCCCGGCAAGGCGCCGCCGCCCTGGTCTTTCGTCCCGGCCTCGGGGCCGAGGACCTTGGCCGGTTCCACCGGATCATGGGGATGAGCCGCGAGCAGGTGCAGGAACAGGGGGGGATCGAGCAGGTGGCCGCCGGGGCCGGCCTGGAGCACCTGGTCATCAAGGGGGTCGACTACGGGGCCTTTGGGGCCGCCGAAGGGGCGCAGGGTCAGCAGGAGGACCTCTGGGGCCGCTTTATCCGTGCCCTCATGGCCGGCGATGTGAAAGGGGAGGGGGAGCCGGAGGGGATCGAGGATCCCCGTGCCCTGGCCCGGGTCATGAACGAGGGGGAGGACTTCCTCCCCGGCGGATCGGCGGCCGCCTACGACGAGACCATCGCCACCTTCCTCAGGGAGCTGGGCGACGAGGGGATGGAAGAGGGGGAGCGGGCCGAGGCCCTGGAAAAGATGAGTGCCCTGGCGGATGGCTTGAACCCCGGTCTTCGCAAGCAGCTCCTCGGCAGCGCCTTCAACTCCCTGGCGAGCCGCAGGGGGGTCGCCGAAGGGCTCCTCGGGCGCCTGCCCCAAAAGACGATCCTGGAGGTTCTGGAGGATGTCAACCTTCAGCGGGCCACGGTTCCCACGGCCATCCTGAAGCTCCTCGAGCGCTTCGCCCGCCTGGGCGAGGGGGCCTCCGGCACCCCGGCCGCTCCCGGGGTGCGCGATGAGGAGCGGGAGCGAATGCTCGGCGATGTCCTGGGACAGGACACCAGTGGGAACTACGTCCCCGAGGCTTACCGGGACAAGCTGGAGAGCCTGGTCGGTCTGAATCGCCTTCCCCCCGCCCAGCGCGAGGGGGTGGAGATGCTCAAGGAGTCGCTGGAGCCGCACCGGGTCGAAGTGCAGGCCGCCGCCGTCACCGTGGAGGTGCTCAGGTCGCTGGGGACGGACGAGGACTCGGAGGGGCTCAAGGACGGCCTGGCGGAGCACGTCGATTACCTGCTCGAGATGGGGGATTTCCTCGCCCGGGCGGAGCTGCACGAGCGCCTCGGGGGGGCCGGGTGGGCCGCCGGGGGGCTTCAGCCCCGGGACGACCTTCTCGCCTCCTTCGCCCGGAGCGCCTTTCTCGAGAAGGTCCTGGCCGGTCTCTCCGTCTGGGGCAAGTCCAAGTCCCCGGACATCCGGGCGCTCATCCTGCGGGTGGGAAGCCCCTTCGCTGAGCCCCTTCTCGACCTCTTGGCCGAGGAGGCGGACCGTTCGCGCCGGCGCTACGTCCTCGACTGCCTGCAGAAGCTGGGGGCGGCGGCGCGGCCCGCGGCCCTGCTGCGCCTGTCCGACGCCCGCTGGTACGTGGTCAGGAACCTGGTGCTGCTTCTTCGCAACCTCGGCGACCCCGGGGTCGCCCCCTATCTTCACCGCCTGATCCACCACCCCCACGCCCGGGTGCGGCAGGAGGTGTTCAAGGCCCTTCTGCATCTCGGCGACCCCCGCATGGAGCAGCTGCTGCTCAAGGGGCTGGACAGCCCCGACCCGGATGAGCGACTCCAGTTCATGCAGTCCGCAGAGAAAAGCCGCAGTCCGCAGGTTCTGGAAAAGTTGCTCGCGATCCTCGGCAGGGCGAGCGTGGTCGATTTCGAATTCGAGCTCAAGTGCGGCGCGGTCCATGCCCTGGCCGGGATCGGCAGCGCCGAGGCCATTCCGGAGCTGGAGCGCCTGCTGGAGAGCCGGCCGCTTCTGCACCGGCGTCAGCTTCACCGCCTCAAGGTCGAGATCGTGGGAAGCCTGGACCGGTATCCGGCGGGTGAGGCGCGCGGTCTGCTGGAGCGGCTGGCGAAGGTCGGCGGGAACGAACTGTCGGAGCTCGCCGAGGCGGCCCTGGCGAGGATCTAG
- a CDS encoding SDR family oxidoreductase, with protein sequence MNKILIIGCGDIGRRVAKLAIEGGGTVTALARSEKSAKRLEAEGVAAVRGDLDGMEPIGGLPTKGATVFYFAPPPGGGMLDTRVRVFCASVEPGEEPAKLVYISTSGVYGDCGGATVTEETPVNPQTARARRRLDAETLLAGWGKGRGIPVVILRVTGIYGPGRLPLARIREGHPVLRPEDASYTNRIHADDLVRVCLAAAEKGEDGEIFNVSDGQAGTMTEYFEAVADAAGLPRPPRIGLDEARKVMTPLMLSYIAESRRMDNARMLEKLGVQLLYPTLEAGLRASLEGGLPPLRR encoded by the coding sequence GTGAACAAGATACTGATCATCGGCTGCGGAGACATCGGCCGGCGGGTGGCGAAGCTGGCCATCGAGGGGGGGGGGACGGTGACTGCACTGGCCCGCTCGGAGAAGAGCGCCAAGCGCCTGGAGGCGGAGGGCGTCGCCGCGGTGCGGGGCGACCTCGACGGGATGGAGCCGATCGGCGGGCTGCCGACGAAGGGGGCGACGGTCTTCTATTTCGCGCCGCCGCCCGGCGGCGGAATGCTCGACACCCGGGTGCGGGTCTTCTGCGCCTCGGTGGAGCCGGGCGAGGAGCCGGCGAAGCTTGTTTACATCAGCACCAGCGGGGTCTACGGCGACTGCGGCGGGGCGACCGTGACCGAGGAGACGCCGGTCAATCCCCAGACCGCCCGGGCCAGGCGCCGCCTCGACGCCGAGACGCTGCTGGCCGGCTGGGGCAAGGGACGCGGCATCCCCGTGGTGATCCTGCGGGTGACGGGGATCTACGGACCCGGGCGGCTTCCCCTGGCCCGCATCCGGGAGGGCCACCCGGTGCTGCGCCCCGAGGACGCTTCCTACACCAACCGCATCCATGCCGACGACCTGGTCCGGGTCTGCCTGGCCGCGGCGGAAAAAGGGGAGGACGGCGAGATCTTCAACGTCAGCGACGGCCAGGCCGGCACCATGACCGAGTATTTCGAGGCCGTGGCCGACGCGGCCGGGCTGCCTCGGCCGCCTCGGATCGGCCTGGACGAGGCCCGCAAGGTGATGACACCCCTGATGCTTTCCTATATCGCCGAGTCGCGGCGCATGGACAACGCCCGGATGCTCGAAAAGCTCGGCGTACAGCTGCTTTACCCGACCCTGGAGGCGGGGCTGAGGGCGAGCCTGGAGGGCGGGCTTCCTCCACTTCGCAGATGA
- a CDS encoding DUF3458 domain-containing protein, with protein VRPESYVEINNFYTTTVYNKGAEVIRMYHTLLGPERFREGLRLYLSRHDGQAATVDDFLAAMAEAGGRDLSRFALWYSQAGTPELAAEASWDEEARSYTLSVRQSCPATPGQEAKEPFHIPLTVGLLDAQGREIPLRLEGETAPGAAERVLELTQEEQTFRFVDVPERPVPSLLRDFSAPVTLRFDYSDGELAFLMAHDGDPFNRWEAGQQLVLRVSARLVDRHRRGEALELDPLLAEAFAKTLLDTEADEALLALALTLPAETFLGEQMEVIDPEAVRAVRQFLRRELARTLEAELIGRYRSLEEPGPYSVEPRAVGRRSLKNLCLATLMTLEEGEGVGLCLEQLRRGGNMTDELAALSCLADSDLPGRQEALDAFYGRWRHEPLVLDKWFTLQAASKRAGTLAEVKRLAAHPDFNIKNPNRVRALVGAFSMANPAAFHAASGEGYAFIADRVLELDPLNPMGAARLAGGLSRWRRYDEGRQRLMRGQLKRILDTGGISRDLYEVVSKSLG; from the coding sequence GGTGCGGCCCGAGTCGTACGTGGAGATCAACAACTTCTACACCACCACGGTCTACAACAAGGGGGCCGAGGTGATCCGCATGTACCACACCCTGCTCGGCCCCGAGCGGTTCCGGGAGGGGCTGCGCCTCTACCTGTCGCGCCACGACGGCCAGGCGGCGACGGTCGACGACTTCCTCGCGGCGATGGCCGAGGCGGGCGGGCGGGACCTCTCCCGCTTCGCCCTCTGGTACAGCCAGGCGGGCACTCCGGAGCTGGCGGCGGAGGCATCCTGGGACGAAGAGGCCCGGAGCTACACGCTGAGCGTGCGCCAGAGCTGCCCGGCGACCCCGGGCCAGGAGGCGAAGGAGCCCTTTCACATCCCCCTGACGGTCGGCCTGCTCGATGCGCAGGGGCGGGAGATCCCCCTGCGCCTGGAGGGGGAGACGGCCCCCGGGGCGGCGGAGCGGGTCCTCGAGCTGACCCAGGAGGAGCAGACCTTCCGCTTCGTCGACGTGCCAGAAAGGCCGGTTCCGTCGCTGCTGCGCGACTTCTCGGCCCCGGTCACCCTGCGCTTCGATTATTCCGACGGGGAGCTGGCCTTTCTCATGGCCCACGACGGAGATCCTTTCAACCGCTGGGAGGCGGGCCAGCAGCTGGTCCTGCGGGTCTCTGCCCGCCTCGTCGACCGGCACCGGCGCGGCGAGGCCCTGGAGCTCGATCCCCTGCTGGCCGAGGCCTTCGCCAAGACCCTGCTCGACACCGAGGCGGACGAGGCCCTGCTCGCCCTGGCCCTGACCCTGCCGGCCGAGACTTTTCTCGGCGAGCAGATGGAGGTCATCGACCCGGAGGCGGTCCGCGCCGTCCGCCAGTTCCTGCGTCGGGAACTCGCCCGCACCCTGGAGGCCGAGCTGATCGGCCGCTACCGCTCCCTGGAAGAGCCGGGACCCTACTCAGTGGAGCCACGGGCGGTGGGGCGGCGCTCTCTGAAGAACCTCTGCCTGGCCACCCTGATGACCCTGGAGGAGGGCGAGGGCGTCGGGCTCTGCCTGGAGCAGCTGCGCCGGGGGGGCAACATGACCGACGAGCTGGCGGCCCTTTCCTGCCTGGCCGACAGCGACCTGCCGGGGCGGCAGGAGGCCCTCGACGCGTTCTACGGCCGCTGGCGGCACGAGCCTCTGGTGCTCGACAAGTGGTTCACCCTGCAGGCGGCTTCCAAGAGGGCCGGGACCCTCGCCGAGGTGAAGCGCCTGGCCGCCCACCCCGACTTCAACATCAAGAACCCCAACCGGGTGCGGGCCCTGGTCGGCGCTTTCTCCATGGCCAACCCGGCCGCTTTCCACGCCGCCAGCGGGGAGGGCTACGCCTTTATCGCCGACCGGGTTCTGGAGCTCGACCCCCTCAACCCCATGGGGGCGGCGCGCCTGGCCGGGGGGCTGAGCCGTTGGCGGCGCTACGACGAGGGGCGCCAGCGATTGATGCGGGGTCAGCTGAAGCGCATCCTCGATACCGGCGGGATCTCCCGGGACCTGTACGAGGTTGTTTCGAAGAGTTTGGGGTAA
- a CDS encoding JDVT-CTERM domain-containing protein, producing MNGKICALLAALLLLLTGHSLAANVGYYDMSSQQGVSSQAAVITTAGETPVLITDLSAGDLAGIDVLFVQNPSNGSYGFEYTSRLADIEAAVNAGMVLIIHDRYVTAAESILPGGAGFTILRDFTHSRDIDVLDDTTLVTDGPGGIINDTSLDLGTSSSHGYTEAASLPGDAVLLLSTTDPTHIVTFAYPFGAGWVIYSTIPLDFYLNGSGGIRTQMQNYAANVVAYAANITPSFLAVTPASGDEDTAIPLDISLNPDFPDLGDLVVQSIVISGVPDGASLSAGIDNGDGTWDLTLAELDGLQLFPPADSNVDITLTVTAEALNALDELVTAVQSLFVDLIGVADDPTLATQNTFPFGLQIVVPVEIEAELTDTDSSETLTVTISNVPDDAFLSAGVNMGGGNWLLTPADLNGLRIALPFRLRYYVKWDLGVAATATEDDGSATTLMDTIKVIYLEAFIDDDTASDGNDDGTVIVVTTDGDSGGGCSLGGAAGIDPMFPLLAFGALGYLVRRRKD from the coding sequence ATGAACGGAAAGATCTGCGCACTTCTGGCCGCGCTACTGCTGCTCCTGACGGGGCACTCCCTGGCTGCCAATGTCGGCTACTACGACATGTCTTCACAGCAGGGGGTTAGCTCCCAGGCCGCTGTCATCACCACAGCCGGAGAGACCCCGGTACTGATAACCGACTTGTCCGCCGGGGATTTGGCCGGCATCGACGTGCTGTTCGTCCAGAACCCCAGCAATGGCAGCTATGGCTTTGAATACACCTCCCGCCTCGCGGACATCGAGGCGGCCGTCAACGCCGGGATGGTTCTGATCATCCACGACCGTTACGTCACTGCGGCTGAATCCATCCTGCCCGGCGGGGCGGGATTCACCATCCTCCGCGATTTTACCCACAGCAGAGACATAGACGTCCTTGATGACACCACCCTCGTCACCGACGGCCCCGGCGGGATCATCAACGACACATCTCTGGACCTTGGCACCTCCTCCAGCCACGGCTACACGGAGGCGGCCAGCCTCCCCGGAGACGCGGTCCTTTTGCTGAGCACCACCGACCCGACCCACATCGTCACCTTCGCCTACCCCTTCGGGGCCGGCTGGGTCATCTACTCCACCATTCCCCTCGACTTCTATCTCAATGGGAGTGGCGGGATAAGAACCCAAATGCAGAATTACGCCGCCAACGTGGTGGCCTATGCCGCCAACATTACCCCCTCGTTCCTCGCCGTCACCCCGGCCTCCGGCGACGAGGACACCGCCATTCCCCTCGACATTTCCCTCAACCCCGACTTCCCGGACCTCGGCGACCTAGTCGTTCAGAGCATCGTCATCTCCGGGGTTCCCGACGGCGCATCCCTGTCCGCCGGCATCGACAACGGAGACGGCACCTGGGACCTCACCCTCGCGGAGCTCGACGGCCTGCAACTTTTCCCGCCTGCCGACTCCAACGTCGACATCACCCTGACCGTCACTGCCGAAGCTCTCAACGCCCTGGACGAATTGGTGACCGCCGTCCAGTCGCTCTTTGTCGACCTGATCGGCGTCGCCGACGACCCGACCCTTGCCACCCAGAACACCTTCCCCTTCGGCTTGCAGATTGTCGTACCGGTTGAGATCGAAGCTGAACTCACCGACACCGACAGCTCCGAAACCCTGACCGTCACCATCTCCAACGTCCCGGACGACGCCTTCCTCTCCGCTGGCGTGAACATGGGCGGCGGCAACTGGCTGCTCACCCCCGCCGACCTCAACGGCCTGCGAATCGCCCTGCCCTTCCGGCTGCGCTACTACGTCAAATGGGATCTTGGCGTCGCCGCTACCGCCACGGAGGACGATGGTAGCGCCACGACCCTGATGGACACCATCAAAGTCATCTACCTCGAAGCTTTCATCGACGACGACACCGCAAGCGACGGCAACGACGACGGCACCGTGATCGTAGTCACCACAGACGGCGACAGCGGCGGCGGCTGCTCTCTCGGTGGCGCGGCGGGCATCGACCCGATGTTCCCCCTGCTCGCCTTCGGCGCCCTCGGCTACCTGGTGCGGCGGCGCAAAGACTAG
- the mrtJ gene encoding JDVT-CTERM system glutamic-type intramembrane protease, with protein MWHDKQIGAAILAAPFFLAGLYLVHPVPLDLSWPLREPARFLLPALAYPVLEEAAFRGLIQGELVKRPFGRRTLLSLSGANWAASALFVAAHFLYHSPLWALAVLGPSLLFGHFRDRYDSIRPGAVLHVLYNTGYFLTFGA; from the coding sequence ATGTGGCATGACAAACAAATCGGGGCAGCCATTCTGGCTGCCCCGTTCTTTTTGGCCGGGCTCTACCTGGTCCACCCGGTCCCGCTCGATCTGTCGTGGCCCCTGCGGGAACCGGCCCGCTTCCTCCTGCCCGCCCTCGCCTACCCTGTTCTGGAGGAGGCCGCCTTCCGCGGCCTGATCCAGGGGGAACTGGTGAAACGCCCCTTCGGACGCCGCACCCTGCTCAGCCTGAGCGGGGCCAACTGGGCCGCAAGCGCCCTCTTCGTGGCGGCGCACTTCCTCTACCACTCGCCCCTCTGGGCCCTGGCCGTCCTCGGCCCCTCCCTGCTCTTCGGCCACTTCCGCGACCGTTATGACAGCATCAGGCCCGGCGCCGTCCTTCACGTCCTCTACAACACCGGGTACTTCCTGACCTTCGGGGCCTAG